ACGTCGAGCGAGACGACGGCGACGTCCAGCGCGGGCTCGGGACGGGCGAGCTGTCGCCAGTCCACGGCGATGCCTCGGGCCGCGAGCCTGCGCGCCGCGCCTCGTGCATCCGTGCCGGTGGCGCGGCCATCGGAGAGGACGAGCACGCGGCCGGTGCGCTCCTGCGGAATGAGGACATTGGCGGCGTCGAGCGCGGCGGAGAGGTCCGAGGCCTCCGAGTCCAACGGTCGGCTGAAGCCACCGAAGGCGCCCACCGAGGACAGGGGCTGTTCTACCCGGGCCTCACGGCCGAAGGTGATGACGCCCACGCGGTCACCGGGGCGCCGCTGGGATTCCAGGTGGGAGACGAGCTCCTGGGCGGTGCGGTCCACGTCGCGCGGCATGGAGGCGGAGCGGTCCACGATGACGACGACGTCGCTGCCCGCGTCCTCGCGGTGGCAGCTCGGGCCGGACAGCGCGCCGACCACCAGCACGAGCAACGTGGCGCGCAGGTACATCGGCGGACCGGGCCTGCGGCCGTACTTCCACAGGAAGAGACCGAGCGGGATGAGCAGCATCCACGCCTGCGGGAGCGCGAAGGTCATGACACCCGCCTCGTGACGTAGACGCCCTTCATCGAGACTCGCGGGAACCGCACCGAAGGCAACGCATGCAGCCCGGAGGTCATGACGCCCGCCTCGTGACTTAGGCACTTCATCAGGGCTCGCGGGAACCGCGTCGTGAGCAACACCTGCGAGAGCGCGGAGGTCATGACACCCGCCTCGTGACGTAGAAGTCGCCCATCAGCGCGAGCAGGAGCAGCACCAGCGGCCAGCGCATCCGCTCGGAGGCACCCGCGCCCGCTTCGTCTTCTCCCGACTCACGCGCGGGGATGTCCACACTGCCGCGTCCGCGCAGGTCTGACTCGCGCGCATCCATCGTCAGCACCACCGCAGCGTCGACGACCTCACCGTCGCGTTCCAGTTCGTAGCGACCGGGCGAGGAAGGCGGAGGCAGACTCACCGCGCCCGCGCCGAACACGGGCTTTTCGCCCTCCGGTCCGACCAGCGTGTAGCGCTCGCCGGGCAGCGTTACCACCTGGAGCGGCTCGCCCAGCGAGAGCTGCCTGCGCGCGAAGCCCTCTCGCGAGCGACGCGCCTCGCGCACCACGTTGCCCAGCAACACCGGCCACGCGGACACACGCTGCACGTTGGAGCGAGCCAGGTCGATGTTGAGGTGCACACGCCCATCCTCCCCCTCCGACACCAACACGGCTTCCCCCGCGGTGATGAGCGGACGCCCAGGCGGGTTCTCCCCCGCGGACCAACGCACACCCGCGAGCTGCACGTCGTCGAGCAACGGATGCCCCTTCTCGGAGAAGAACGGGCCCACGAAGGTCCGGGGCTTGCCCGTCGCCCCCACCGTCACCCGCGCATCCGTGTCCCGTGGACCGATGAGCAACACGTCCTCCGCCGCGGCCTCGCGCGACAGGTCCGGGACCGCCGAGACGAAGCGCTCCAGCGCCCCCCGCTCCAGTGGCCCCAGGCCCTGCGCAAGTCGCACCGCGAGCGGCCGTGCCGACGACGTGGGCAGCGTCGCGCGGTTGTCCTCGGGCAGTGAGTCCGGAGCGATGAAGACGCTCACCTCTCCCGCATCCTGGAACGTGACGCGCACCGTGGCCGTCTCCCCGTCCTTGAACGACACCGTCTCGGCGCGCGACGTCCCTTGCTTCGCGCCCACCCCGGGCTGCGCGGTCATCCGCACCGACACCGAGTCCGGGTCAACACCGAAGCGTGCCACCCGCAGCGTCACCGTCGACGTACCGCCTTCGTCCTTCCGCTGCGCGGAGACGAGCGCCACGTTGTCGCGCGCCGTGCCCAGCGCCGTCCACCGCACCGGAGCGGGCACCACGAGTCCCTCGGCCGGCGGCGCATCGGTGAAGAAGTCCACGTGCTTGCCCGGCCCCGCGAGCTCCTGTGCCCACAGCAGCGTGGGAATCGGGTCATGGTCCGCGCCCAGCGCATTGAAGGTCTCCAGCGCGGCCAACGCCCGCGAAGGCTCCGCCTCCGGCCCCGCGAGCACCCGTGGCGTCATCCCAGTGGCCAGCACCGTCACCCTCGTGGCCTTCGCGGTCTCCACTCGGCGGGCGGCCTCGCGGCGAACCAACTCCAGCACCGTCACGTTGTCCGGCCCTCGCGCGGACATCGACAGGCTGCCATCCACCACGAGCACCAGGTGCCGGCTCAGGGCCGTCTCACCCAATCGCACGTCCGCCAGGTACAGCGCCGCGGCGATGACCGCGAGCGCCTCCAGCAGCAGCGACACCTCGCGCGTGAAGCGCTCCCAACGAGGCCCCGCCTCAGCGCGAGGGCTCGGCGTGCGCCACAGGAACAGCGCGCTCACCACCACCGGCTTCTGCCGGCGTCGCAGGAAGTACGCCGCCACCAACGGCACCAGCGCGCCCAAGGCCAGCAAGCCCCACGGGAAGCCGAAGCTCATGACGACGTGCCTCCCACCCCGCGGACCGCGTCGACACGCCTGTCCTCACAGCCACACGCTGGAGCAGCGCCCATCCCCTCGACGCTCGAGCACGCGCGCTCACCGCCACACGTGCGAGCAAGCCACCAAGGCGAACCGGCGCCCGCCGCCCGCACGCCCCTCACGCCCCACCTCCCGCCACGAAGAGCGGATGCAGCGGCCCCGCCACCAGCGCGGCCAGCGACTCCGTGGCCGGCGCCATCACCAGCAACCCACGCGCACGCAGCGCCGCGCCCCGCAGCAATCGCTGATGCTCCTCGAAGCGCCGCGCATACGCCGCCAGCACGTCCTCCGTCAGCAGCTCCTCCAGCGCCGCGCCGCTCTCCGAGTCCACCAACCTCGCGCCCTCGCCCCCCGAAGGCGACAGGTCCTCCTCATCCAACACCTGCACCAGGAAGCACCCCGCCGCCCCACGCGACAGCCGGGACACCAGCGCGGGCAGGTCCGCCTCGAACAGGAAGTCACTCACCACCACGCGCAGCCCACAGGGGCGAGGAGGAGGCAGCCGCCCCAGCGCCGTCGCCAGGTCATCCCGCGCGTCGAACTCGAGCGCCCGCAGCACCGCCCGACACCCCGCCCCCTGCATCCGCTCCGCGCGGACCGCCGTGGTCAGCAACGTCGGGCTCAACCCCTGCCGCGCGGCCACCTCGCACGCCAGCAGCGCCACCTCCTTCGCGCACGCGGCCTTGCGCGGCGACAGCGCCATGGAGCGCGAGCCGTCCACCACCACCTCCACCCGGGGCGACACCTCGTCCTGCCTCACCCGGAGGATGAGCTCATCGGTCCGCGCCACCGCGTTCCAGTCGAGCTGCCGCAGGTCATCTCCTGGCTGGTACGCCCGGAAGTCATGCAGCTCCAGCGAGCTCCCCATCGACGACGCGCGCACCTCGCCCACCCGGCCCCGGTGCGGCCCTCGCGGCAACGCCAGCGCGAGCCCCGGGGCCAGCCGCCCCACCGCCGCTTCGTCCATGGGAGCGGGCCCGCTCACAGCCGATGGGCCCGCTTCTCACGCTCGGTCAGCACCCGGTCGGCCATGAACGCGCACAGCAGCGCCAGCCCTCCCAGGAAGCCCACCATGGCCCAGGACATCTCGGGCAGCCCCGTGGAGTAGTCGTGCGACGAGAAGTTGGCCACCCCCACCACCGGGTTCAGGAGGTTGATCAACGAGTCGCCCGCCTCCAACCCCACCACCTCCGCGAAGAGCGGCGGCAGCCCCGCGGCCACACCCACCGTGGCCACGAACAGCAGCCGCACCGCCGCCGGCGAGGAGAACCGGTCCGACTTCGGCATCCGCCCCAACAGCAACGCCAGCGACAGGTAGAGGACCGAGTACGCCGGCATCACCGCCATCACCATCCGGTACGGCTCACTGCGCGACGAGGTGTGCTCGGAGAAGACCGCCGCCAGGAACCACGCCACGTTCCAGCCCACCAACAGCAACACCGCCAGCCGGAAGCCCCGCAGCGCGCCCGGCCGCATCAGCGACCAGGGACTGGTGCCCGCTCGAAGCGCGCGCGCCTGTCCATCCACGTCCGAGGCCATGAACAGGCTCACCAGCGTCAGGTGCACCGTCCCCAGCGTGGCGAACACCTCCGTCACCACGTGCTTCTTGTCATCCACCCACCAGAGCACCAGGCCCGCGACCAGGGCCACCCCCATCTGCGCCGCCACCGCCCGACGCGGGCCGCGCGTGTAGTCCTCCGTGGACAAGGACAGCCGCGACGCGGCCACCTCGAACAACAGCCACCCGTCCAGGAGCATCAACCCCAGGCAGATGCTCATCGCGAGCAACACCCCATCCGTGTGCAGCAGCCGGTCCGCCGCGTCCGTCAGCGCGCTGGCGATGCCGAGCGCCATCGCGAACGCGAGCCCCAACGCGCCCAGCACCACGAAGTGCACCAGCCCCCGCCCCATCCGGCTGTCCGCCAGCGTCGCCGCGCCCACCGCCACCACCGTGAGGAACACGAGCCACGCCGCGCTCAACCCCAACACCACCAGGATGGTCGGCAGCGCGATGCCGTTGAGATAGTAGCTGAAGAGCAGGAAGGGCCCCACCGCCGAGGCATACAGCGCCGCCTGCACCAGGAACGACAGCACCTTGCCCCGCAGAATCCTCCGAGGCCCCAGCCCGGTGAGCACCAGCAGCACCCACGTGTCGTCCTCGCGCTCCCGCGCCAGCGAGCGGTACGCGCTGTACGGAATCACGAAGAAGTGCACCACCGCCAGGCACACGAAGAACGCGAAGAAGTACGTCTGCCCGAACTGGGAGAACGCCGCGTCCCGCGTCTGCACGAAGGCCACGAGCGCCAGCACCACGCACGACAGCAACATCAAACCGAAGCACGCCCAGAAGATGCGCGTGCGAAAGCCCTGACGGACCTCCTTCACCACCAGCGGGTTGAGCCTGTCCCCCCAGCGCGCCTGGAAGCCGCCGCCACTCGCCGCCGCCGCGCCACCGGTCGGCTCCGCCACGGGCGCACCCGAGGTCGTCTCCATGGGCGTGCTCACGCGAGCCTCCCCTTCGTCACCGTCATGAACGCATCCTCGAGGTTGCGCTCACGCATGCCGAACGCGCACACCGGAAGGCCCGCCGTCACCAGCACCGCCAGCAGCGCCGCCGAAGCCACGTCCGCGCCCGTGCCGGGCTCCAACTCCAGACTCACGCGCAGGGACTCACCCTCCTTCGACACCCGCGACACCCGGGGCTGCTCCAACAGGAGCCGCTCCGCGCGCGACCACGCACCCTCCGACTCCGGCCCCGTCGCCAGGCGCACCGTCAGCTCCACCGAGGCCAGGTTCGAGTCCTGCTGGAGCAGGTCCTCCACCTTGCCCGTGGCCAGCAGGCGCCCCTGCTCGATGATGGCGCACGTGTCACAGATTTCGGCCAGCTCCGTGAGGATGTGGCTGGAGATGATGACCGCCTTGCCCTGGTCCGCCAGGGCCCGCAGCAGCTCACGCAGCTCGATGCGCGCCCGCGGGTCCAGGCCATCCGCCGGCTCGTCCAACAGGAGCAGCTGGGGGTCGTGCAACAGCGTGCGCCCCAACGCCACGCGCTGCCGCATGCCCTTGGACAGCGCGGTGGTGAGCTTGTCCGCGAGCGGCCCCAGCCCCGTGAAGCCCATCACCGACTCCACGCGCTGGCGCCGCTTCGCGCCCGTCAGCCCATAGGCGCGCGCGAAGAAGTCCAGGAACTCGAAGACGGTGACGTCGTCATAGGTGCCATACCGGTCCGGCATGTAGCCGATGAGCGGACGCACCTTGTCCGGCGTGTCCACCAGCGAGTGGCCCCCGAGCAGCACCTCGCCGGACGTGGGCGCGTCCAACGTCGCGAGGATGCGCAGCGTGGTGCTCTTGCCCGCGCCATTCGGACCGATGAACCCCAGGATGCTGCCCGCCTCCAGCTTGAAGGACACGTCATCCACCGCCCGCAGGGCGCCGTAGTCGCGCCTGAGGCCCTTCACCTCCAGCAACGGGCTCATGGCCTCACCTCGCCCCGAATCAGATGCACGCTCGCCTCTACCTCGGCGCTCGCGGCGCTGGTGGGCAGCGGCCCCGGGCCACTCGTGCGCACGACGAACTCCTGCTCCTTCAAGTCCCTGCGGAAGAGCGGCAGCGCGGCCTTCAGTCGGTACTGGGCCGGAGCGCCCAGGCTCGATTCCAGCAACGTGTCCGCGGCGTTGCCCTGGGACGGACTCGGGTCCGGTTCCGGTGGCCCCAGCGCGCCCTCCTCGCCATCCGCCAGCCGGGGCAGCCGCCGCACCTGTCCCTTCCAACGGACGATGCCCTCCTCCACGACGATGCCCAGCGCGTTCTGGACCTTGGGTTCGCCGCCCGTCTCCACCAGCACCAGTCGGGCGCGCGAAGGGACCACCGCGAGCTCTCCCCACTCGCGATAGGTGCGCGGCGGCAGGAAGCCGTCTCCCACGGTGAGCCCACCCGTCCAATCCAGGTCGGCCATCAGGTCCTCCGTGTCGTGCGGAGCGATGAGCACGCTCGACGAGGGCAGGCGCAGCGGCTCGGGCGACAGGTTCGCGTACCAGCCCGACAGCCCCACCGTCACCGCGCGGGCCCGGGCGCCATCCAGGTACGTCAGGCTGTAGCGCGCCGTGTGCACCGCGAAGCCGTCCACCAGCACGGACCAGGCGATGAGCACCACGCACGTCACCAGCGACACGGCGGGCACCGCGATGAGCACCGCCACCGGGCCCCTGCGCTTCGTCAGCCACCAGGCCCCCGGGCCCACCAGCAGCGCGAACGCCGTCATCAGGAGCAGGAACGGCCCCACGGGCGCGCGGGCGGTGCCCAGGAGCGGCGCCTCGTCATCGCCGAAGGACACCTTCGACGCCCACCGCGAGCGCAAGCCCTGCGGACGCGTCTTGCCCCGGTTGTCATCCGTGACGGTCGACAGCTCCGATTGAATCTTGTGCCGACACGTGGCCGCGGAGTTGTCGCAGGTCCACACGCCGCCGAAGGCGTAGGGCGCATCCTGGAGCGGAACGGACTGGAGCAGTTGCAGCCGCTCGCGCAAATCCCTCGGCGGGTTGGCGACGACGAGCCGGCCTCCCGACAGCGCGTAGGACTCCAGCACGGCCCACACGTCCGCGGGGACCTTCGTCGCCGCCTCGGTGAGGACCACCATCTCGAAGCCCGCGTAGGCCGCCAGCTCGCGCGGCGCCTCTTGGGCATCGATGAAGCGCACGGAGAACAGCGGGTCCTCCTGCTCGGGCGTCTTGGACAGGCCCGTGGCGGCCTCGAAGGACTCGCTGTTGCCCACCACCAGCACGGGCTCGTAGCGATCATTGTCGGGAAACAGGTGCTCGGTGATGGACGGCAGGCCGGGGACCTCGACCGTCAACGCTCCGGAGTGCCAGGCCACGGGGGCCATCAACCAGGTGACGAGCCGCTGTCGGGGCGCCAGCTCCACGGTGCGCACGACGGAGTGCGTGACGTCGCCGTAGGAGGGACGGAAGGACAGGCGCACCGGGTGCGGCTGGGCGTCGCCGTTGTGCAGGGTGACCTCCGCCGCCCAGTAGCCACGCTGGGGCTTGAGCGAGCCCCGGCGCACCGTGACGCGCAGGTAGTCCTGGACGAGCGAGTCCACCGACCCGCTCGCATCGCGGTAGCCGATGGGGGGCTTCGCGCCCGGCACGGAGGCGACGTCGGCGGTGGCCGCGGCGACGGTCGCTACGTCGGGGACGGGGATGGGGACCACGGCGGCCGGGGGCGAGGTCCCCAGGAACAGCCACATCGACAGCACCACGACACTAGTCACGCGGCACCTCGGGCACGGCCTGGAGCAGCGCGCCCACCACGTCCGACGAAGACACCTTCTCCAACGAAGCCTCGTACGCGAGCACCAGCCGGTGGTTGAGCGCGGCGGGCGCGGCGGCCACCACGTCATCGAAGCCGACGTTGGGCCTGCCGTTCATCAGGGCCCGCGCGCGTCCGGCCGCCGCGAGCGCGAGCGCGGCGCGGGGGCTCGCGCCATAACGCACGAAGCGGCGGACGGCCTCGGGCGCGGAGGCCTGGCGCGGGTCGCTGGCCTCCACCAGCCGTCCGATGAAGTCCGCCACCGGGCCCGGCAGGTGGACGCGGTCCACGGCGGCGAACAAGCGCGCGAGCCCCTCCGCGTCGAGCACCGAGGACAGCTCCGGCGGCGCGCCGCGCACGCGCGTGGTGAGCAGCGCGCGCAGCGTCTTGGCGCCCACGGGGGGCACCTGGATGCGGAAGAGGAAGCGGTCGAGCTGGGCCTCGGGCAGGGGATAGGTGCCCTCCAGCTCGATGGGGTTCTGCGTGGCGAGCACGAAGAACGGGTCCGGCAGCGCGCGCGTGTGGCCGAGCACCGTCACGCGGCGCTCCTGCATGGCCTCCAGCAGCGCGGCCTGCGTCTTGGGGCTGGAGCGGTTGATTTCATCCGCGAGCACGAGGCTGGCGAACAGCGGGCCCTCGCGAAAGACGAAGTCACGGCGGCCCTCGCCCTCCAGCACGTAGGTGCCGGTGATGTCGCCAGGCAGGAGGTCCGGGGTGAACTGGATGCGGCGGAAGGGCAGCGCGAGCAGCTTCGCCAGCGACTTGCACAGCTCCGTCTTGCCCAGGCCGGGCAGGCCCTCGAGCAGCACGTGTCCGCGCGCGAGCACCGCCATGACGACCTGCTCGACGACGGTCTGCTGGTCCAGCATGACGGTGTCGAGCCGGGCCTTGAGCTGGTTCGCCACCTCCGCCGCCCCCTGCGCCTCGGCGGGACTGAGAAGTTCCGCTGCCACGTGTGTTCTCCCCTTCCGGACTACTCTCCACCAAAGTACCGCTTCACGAGGTCGCGATTGCGAGGCAACAGCGGCTGTCCGCCGGTCCCCGCCGCCGCGTCACCCTGAGCGCTCGTCCCCTGACCGCGCGTCGCGCCCCGGGCCCCCGTGCCTCGACGAGGGTCCGCCGCCTCGAGCCCCCACAGCTCACCGGCCTCGCCGCCGTGTCCCTCCGGAAGCGGCTCGAACGCGAGCCGGTCCGGGTCCATCTCCGCCGCGCCCCCGAAGACGAGCGGATTCGAGCCGCCCCCTTCCGAGGGAGCCCCCGAGCCCGGGCCCTCGCGCACCGAGCGACTCGCGTGGCCCTGACCGTTGCCGCGCGCGCCGCTCCGACCCTCTCCGCCTTCCTGCCCTTCACCGCCCTCTTGTCCTTCGCCACCCTGTTGCCCCTCGCCGCCCTGCCCTGATTGCTGGCGTGCGCCTTCCTGGCGTCCACTCGAGCCCTGCTGACGGCGCGAGCCCGAGCGCTGGTTGCTGGCCTGGGCGCCCTGCCCCTCACGCGGCGCGAAGCGCTGCGCGAGCGACTGCCTTCGACGCTCCAGCGACTGGCGCAGTTCCGAGATCTGGTCCACCGAGCCGGAGGACTGAGCGCGGGCCTGCGCCTGTCCCGAGGCCCCCTGCTGACCTTCGTTCTGACTGCCGCCCTGTTGTCCCGTGTTCGACGCGCCCTGCTCGCCGCCCTGTTGTCCCGCGTTCGACGCGCCCTGTTCGCCGCCCTGTTGCCCCGCGTTCGATGCGCCCTGTTGCCCTGAGTTCGACGCGCCCTGCTCGCCGCCCTGTTCACCGTTCTCGGAGCCCTCTTGCGCCGAGCCCTCCGCGCCGGAGGACTGGAGCGCCATGAGCGCGCGCTCGAGCGCCTCGCGCTCACGGGACGCGGACTCCGCGCCCCCCGCGGCACCGAGCGCATCCTCCAGCTCGCGCGCGGCCTCGGAGGCCTGGGCCAGCTCGGCGGCGGCCTCGGCGGCGCGCTCGGCGAGTCGACGCTCCATCGAGTCGGCGGCCTCCCAGTCACCCGAGTCGAAGCGGCCCGACGCGACCTCCTCGGACAGGCGACGCAGCTCCTCCTCCACGGCCTCGCCCAGGGGCTCCTCGCGAGCCAGGGCCTCGGCCTGTGCCTTCACCGCGTCCACCTTCGCCGCGGCGGCGGCATGGACACCCCGGGCCGCGCGCGGTGCGGGCAACGGCATCAGGAAGCCGATGAGGGCGAACACGAGCGCGCCGACGAGGGCCGCCACGGGGCGATGCCACTTCAACGTCGGAGGCTTCACC
The Myxococcus fulvus DNA segment above includes these coding regions:
- a CDS encoding vWA domain-containing protein: MSFGFPWGLLALGALVPLVAAYFLRRRQKPVVVSALFLWRTPSPRAEAGPRWERFTREVSLLLEALAVIAAALYLADVRLGETALSRHLVLVVDGSLSMSARGPDNVTVLELVRREAARRVETAKATRVTVLATGMTPRVLAGPEAEPSRALAALETFNALGADHDPIPTLLWAQELAGPGKHVDFFTDAPPAEGLVVPAPVRWTALGTARDNVALVSAQRKDEGGTSTVTLRVARFGVDPDSVSVRMTAQPGVGAKQGTSRAETVSFKDGETATVRVTFQDAGEVSVFIAPDSLPEDNRATLPTSSARPLAVRLAQGLGPLERGALERFVSAVPDLSREAAAEDVLLIGPRDTDARVTVGATGKPRTFVGPFFSEKGHPLLDDVQLAGVRWSAGENPPGRPLITAGEAVLVSEGEDGRVHLNIDLARSNVQRVSAWPVLLGNVVREARRSREGFARRQLSLGEPLQVVTLPGERYTLVGPEGEKPVFGAGAVSLPPPSSPGRYELERDGEVVDAAVVLTMDARESDLRGRGSVDIPARESGEDEAGAGASERMRWPLVLLLLALMGDFYVTRRVS
- a CDS encoding DUF58 domain-containing protein, with the protein product MDEAAVGRLAPGLALALPRGPHRGRVGEVRASSMGSSLELHDFRAYQPGDDLRQLDWNAVARTDELILRVRQDEVSPRVEVVVDGSRSMALSPRKAACAKEVALLACEVAARQGLSPTLLTTAVRAERMQGAGCRAVLRALEFDARDDLATALGRLPPPRPCGLRVVVSDFLFEADLPALVSRLSRGAAGCFLVQVLDEEDLSPSGGEGARLVDSESGAALEELLTEDVLAAYARRFEEHQRLLRGAALRARGLLVMAPATESLAALVAGPLHPLFVAGGGA
- a CDS encoding ABC transporter permease, which codes for MSTPMETTSGAPVAEPTGGAAAASGGGFQARWGDRLNPLVVKEVRQGFRTRIFWACFGLMLLSCVVLALVAFVQTRDAAFSQFGQTYFFAFFVCLAVVHFFVIPYSAYRSLAREREDDTWVLLVLTGLGPRRILRGKVLSFLVQAALYASAVGPFLLFSYYLNGIALPTILVVLGLSAAWLVFLTVVAVGAATLADSRMGRGLVHFVVLGALGLAFAMALGIASALTDAADRLLHTDGVLLAMSICLGLMLLDGWLLFEVAASRLSLSTEDYTRGPRRAVAAQMGVALVAGLVLWWVDDKKHVVTEVFATLGTVHLTLVSLFMASDVDGQARALRAGTSPWSLMRPGALRGFRLAVLLLVGWNVAWFLAAVFSEHTSSRSEPYRMVMAVMPAYSVLYLSLALLLGRMPKSDRFSSPAAVRLLFVATVGVAAGLPPLFAEVVGLEAGDSLINLLNPVVGVANFSSHDYSTGLPEMSWAMVGFLGGLALLCAFMADRVLTEREKRAHRL
- a CDS encoding ABC transporter ATP-binding protein; its protein translation is MSPLLEVKGLRRDYGALRAVDDVSFKLEAGSILGFIGPNGAGKSTTLRILATLDAPTSGEVLLGGHSLVDTPDKVRPLIGYMPDRYGTYDDVTVFEFLDFFARAYGLTGAKRRQRVESVMGFTGLGPLADKLTTALSKGMRQRVALGRTLLHDPQLLLLDEPADGLDPRARIELRELLRALADQGKAVIISSHILTELAEICDTCAIIEQGRLLATGKVEDLLQQDSNLASVELTVRLATGPESEGAWSRAERLLLEQPRVSRVSKEGESLRVSLELEPGTGADVASAALLAVLVTAGLPVCAFGMRERNLEDAFMTVTKGRLA
- a CDS encoding AAA family ATPase, with product MAAELLSPAEAQGAAEVANQLKARLDTVMLDQQTVVEQVVMAVLARGHVLLEGLPGLGKTELCKSLAKLLALPFRRIQFTPDLLPGDITGTYVLEGEGRRDFVFREGPLFASLVLADEINRSSPKTQAALLEAMQERRVTVLGHTRALPDPFFVLATQNPIELEGTYPLPEAQLDRFLFRIQVPPVGAKTLRALLTTRVRGAPPELSSVLDAEGLARLFAAVDRVHLPGPVADFIGRLVEASDPRQASAPEAVRRFVRYGASPRAALALAAAGRARALMNGRPNVGFDDVVAAAPAALNHRLVLAYEASLEKVSSSDVVGALLQAVPEVPRD